From Phycodurus eques isolate BA_2022a chromosome 20, UOR_Pequ_1.1, whole genome shotgun sequence, a single genomic window includes:
- the LOC133395518 gene encoding uncharacterized protein LOC133395518 isoform X3 — MGCIGSRSITADAVPVRKDGDQHGRAEFSWEGINLSMEDTTSILPSLKRKSANSYGIGALAKSSLTGVTRSMKDKVTKPTAMARGRVAHMIEWQSWGKPSAGPLGGAGRANLQREKERRMENDAYSDLSDSEKEARFAAGIMQQFAISEATLFGWTSVDDDPVADSDRGSVAHLSDVNQDSITSRDQVLHHSSADVWPRTYVSQGLYCLSSTDAWEPITSQPSGVASPAAGSYVVAAGSGAGATPGEGYESTVGGFLQQHNQLQQLQQYQQQQLLHFQQQQSLHSASHSLQVTPNSTIHSLGPPTHPRLADLWGAAQAEAHQVEMVGQLSGRTAETAGVGADALGEATHVDSFGYAERRDDEDDEEEEEEEELARVDYVTLTSESKPCPLTPSPLRDDAPSTRGPSPGTPAERIAFDVTPCLVQSLEEKDDDDPDEGGGVVVAAATN, encoded by the exons ATGGGCTGCATCGGATCCAGAAGCATCA CAGCCGATGCGGTGCCGGTGCGGAAAGACGGAGATCAG CATGGCCGTGCCGAGTTTTCCTGGGAAGGAATCAAT CTGTCCATGGAGGACACCACGTCCATCCTGCCGAGCCTCAAGAGAAAGTCGGCCAACTCCTACGGCATCGGCGCCCTGGCTAAGTCGTCTCTGACAG GCGTGACGCGCTCCATGAAGGACAAGGTGACCAAGCCCACCGCCATGGCGCGGGGCCGCGTGGCCCACATGATCGAGTGGCAGAGTTGGGGCAAGCCCTCGGCGGGGCCGCTGGGGGGCGCCGGCCGCGCCAACCTGCAGCGGGAGAAGGAGCGTCGCATGGAGAACGACGCCTACAGCGACCTGAGCGACAGCGAGAAGGAGGCGCGCTTCGCCGCCGGCATCATGCAGCAGTTCGCCATCTCCGAGGCCACGCTCTTCGGCTGGACGTCCGTGGACGACGACCCGGTCGCCGACTCCGACCGCGGCAGCGTCGCGCACCTCAGCGacgtcaaccaggacagcatCACCAGCAGAG ACCAGGTCCTCCACCACTCGTCTGCGGACGTGTGGCCTCGGACGTACGTGTCGCAGGGCCTCTACTGTTTGTCCTCGACCGACGCCTGGGAGCCGATCACCAGTCAGCCTTCGGGCGTCGCCTCGCCGGCCGCCGGCTCCTACGTCGTGGCGGCGG GCAGCGGCGCAGGCGCGACGCCGGGCGAGGGCTACGAGTCGACGGTGGGCGGCTTCCTCCAGCAGCACAACCAGCTGCAGCAGCTGCAGCAataccagcagcagcagctgctgcacttccagcagcagcag TCGTTGCACAGCGCCTCCCACTCCCTCCAAGTCACGCCCAACAGCACCATCCACAGCCTGGGCCCGCCCACGCACCCGCGCCTGGCCGACCTGTGGGGGGCGGCGCAGGCGGAGGCGCACCAG GTGGAGATGGTCGGGCAGCTGAGCGGACGTACGGCAGAAACGGCGGGCGTCGGGGCAGACGCGCTCGGGGAGGCGACGCACGTCGACTCCTTCGGCTACGCGGAACGGCGCGACGATGAGgacgatgaggaggaggaggaggaggaggaactcGCCAGG GTGGATTACGTCACACTGACCTCGGAGTCCAAGCCGTGCCCTCTGACCCCGTCGCCGCTGCGGGACGACGCGCCGTCCACGAGAGGTCCCAGCCCGGGGACGCCGGCCGAGAGGATCGCCTTCGACGTGACGCCGTGCCTGGTCCAGTCGCTGGAGGAGAAGGACGACGACGACCCGGACGAGGGCGGCGGCGTGGTGGTGGCGGCGGCCACCAACTGA
- the LOC133395518 gene encoding uncharacterized protein LOC133395518 isoform X1 has protein sequence MGCIGSRSITADAVPVRKDGDQHGRAEFSWEGINLSMEDTTSILPSLKRKSANSYGIGALAKSSLTGVSGVTRSMKDKVTKPTAMARGRVAHMIEWQSWGKPSAGPLGGAGRANLQREKERRMENDAYSDLSDSEKEARFAAGIMQQFAISEATLFGWTSVDDDPVADSDRGSVAHLSDVNQDSITSRDQVLHHSSADVWPRTYVSQGLYCLSSTDAWEPITSQPSGVASPAAGSYVVAAGSGAGATPGEGYESTVGGFLQQHNQLQQLQQYQQQQLLHFQQQQSLHSASHSLQVTPNSTIHSLGPPTHPRLADLWGAAQAEAHQVEMVGQLSGRTAETAGVGADALGEATHVDSFGYAERRDDEDDEEEEEEEELARVDYVTLTSESKPCPLTPSPLRDDAPSTRGPSPGTPAERIAFDVTPCLVQSLEEKDDDDPDEGGGVVVAAATN, from the exons ATGGGCTGCATCGGATCCAGAAGCATCA CAGCCGATGCGGTGCCGGTGCGGAAAGACGGAGATCAG CATGGCCGTGCCGAGTTTTCCTGGGAAGGAATCAAT CTGTCCATGGAGGACACCACGTCCATCCTGCCGAGCCTCAAGAGAAAGTCGGCCAACTCCTACGGCATCGGCGCCCTGGCTAAGTCGTCTCTGACAGGTGTGtcag GCGTGACGCGCTCCATGAAGGACAAGGTGACCAAGCCCACCGCCATGGCGCGGGGCCGCGTGGCCCACATGATCGAGTGGCAGAGTTGGGGCAAGCCCTCGGCGGGGCCGCTGGGGGGCGCCGGCCGCGCCAACCTGCAGCGGGAGAAGGAGCGTCGCATGGAGAACGACGCCTACAGCGACCTGAGCGACAGCGAGAAGGAGGCGCGCTTCGCCGCCGGCATCATGCAGCAGTTCGCCATCTCCGAGGCCACGCTCTTCGGCTGGACGTCCGTGGACGACGACCCGGTCGCCGACTCCGACCGCGGCAGCGTCGCGCACCTCAGCGacgtcaaccaggacagcatCACCAGCAGAG ACCAGGTCCTCCACCACTCGTCTGCGGACGTGTGGCCTCGGACGTACGTGTCGCAGGGCCTCTACTGTTTGTCCTCGACCGACGCCTGGGAGCCGATCACCAGTCAGCCTTCGGGCGTCGCCTCGCCGGCCGCCGGCTCCTACGTCGTGGCGGCGG GCAGCGGCGCAGGCGCGACGCCGGGCGAGGGCTACGAGTCGACGGTGGGCGGCTTCCTCCAGCAGCACAACCAGCTGCAGCAGCTGCAGCAataccagcagcagcagctgctgcacttccagcagcagcag TCGTTGCACAGCGCCTCCCACTCCCTCCAAGTCACGCCCAACAGCACCATCCACAGCCTGGGCCCGCCCACGCACCCGCGCCTGGCCGACCTGTGGGGGGCGGCGCAGGCGGAGGCGCACCAG GTGGAGATGGTCGGGCAGCTGAGCGGACGTACGGCAGAAACGGCGGGCGTCGGGGCAGACGCGCTCGGGGAGGCGACGCACGTCGACTCCTTCGGCTACGCGGAACGGCGCGACGATGAGgacgatgaggaggaggaggaggaggaggaactcGCCAGG GTGGATTACGTCACACTGACCTCGGAGTCCAAGCCGTGCCCTCTGACCCCGTCGCCGCTGCGGGACGACGCGCCGTCCACGAGAGGTCCCAGCCCGGGGACGCCGGCCGAGAGGATCGCCTTCGACGTGACGCCGTGCCTGGTCCAGTCGCTGGAGGAGAAGGACGACGACGACCCGGACGAGGGCGGCGGCGTGGTGGTGGCGGCGGCCACCAACTGA
- the LOC133395518 gene encoding uncharacterized protein LOC133395518 isoform X4: protein MGCIGSRSITADAVPVRKDGDQLSMEDTTSILPSLKRKSANSYGIGALAKSSLTGVSGVTRSMKDKVTKPTAMARGRVAHMIEWQSWGKPSAGPLGGAGRANLQREKERRMENDAYSDLSDSEKEARFAAGIMQQFAISEATLFGWTSVDDDPVADSDRGSVAHLSDVNQDSITSRDQVLHHSSADVWPRTYVSQGLYCLSSTDAWEPITSQPSGVASPAAGSYVVAAGSGAGATPGEGYESTVGGFLQQHNQLQQLQQYQQQQLLHFQQQQSLHSASHSLQVTPNSTIHSLGPPTHPRLADLWGAAQAEAHQVEMVGQLSGRTAETAGVGADALGEATHVDSFGYAERRDDEDDEEEEEEEELARVDYVTLTSESKPCPLTPSPLRDDAPSTRGPSPGTPAERIAFDVTPCLVQSLEEKDDDDPDEGGGVVVAAATN, encoded by the exons ATGGGCTGCATCGGATCCAGAAGCATCA CAGCCGATGCGGTGCCGGTGCGGAAAGACGGAGATCAG CTGTCCATGGAGGACACCACGTCCATCCTGCCGAGCCTCAAGAGAAAGTCGGCCAACTCCTACGGCATCGGCGCCCTGGCTAAGTCGTCTCTGACAGGTGTGtcag GCGTGACGCGCTCCATGAAGGACAAGGTGACCAAGCCCACCGCCATGGCGCGGGGCCGCGTGGCCCACATGATCGAGTGGCAGAGTTGGGGCAAGCCCTCGGCGGGGCCGCTGGGGGGCGCCGGCCGCGCCAACCTGCAGCGGGAGAAGGAGCGTCGCATGGAGAACGACGCCTACAGCGACCTGAGCGACAGCGAGAAGGAGGCGCGCTTCGCCGCCGGCATCATGCAGCAGTTCGCCATCTCCGAGGCCACGCTCTTCGGCTGGACGTCCGTGGACGACGACCCGGTCGCCGACTCCGACCGCGGCAGCGTCGCGCACCTCAGCGacgtcaaccaggacagcatCACCAGCAGAG ACCAGGTCCTCCACCACTCGTCTGCGGACGTGTGGCCTCGGACGTACGTGTCGCAGGGCCTCTACTGTTTGTCCTCGACCGACGCCTGGGAGCCGATCACCAGTCAGCCTTCGGGCGTCGCCTCGCCGGCCGCCGGCTCCTACGTCGTGGCGGCGG GCAGCGGCGCAGGCGCGACGCCGGGCGAGGGCTACGAGTCGACGGTGGGCGGCTTCCTCCAGCAGCACAACCAGCTGCAGCAGCTGCAGCAataccagcagcagcagctgctgcacttccagcagcagcag TCGTTGCACAGCGCCTCCCACTCCCTCCAAGTCACGCCCAACAGCACCATCCACAGCCTGGGCCCGCCCACGCACCCGCGCCTGGCCGACCTGTGGGGGGCGGCGCAGGCGGAGGCGCACCAG GTGGAGATGGTCGGGCAGCTGAGCGGACGTACGGCAGAAACGGCGGGCGTCGGGGCAGACGCGCTCGGGGAGGCGACGCACGTCGACTCCTTCGGCTACGCGGAACGGCGCGACGATGAGgacgatgaggaggaggaggaggaggaggaactcGCCAGG GTGGATTACGTCACACTGACCTCGGAGTCCAAGCCGTGCCCTCTGACCCCGTCGCCGCTGCGGGACGACGCGCCGTCCACGAGAGGTCCCAGCCCGGGGACGCCGGCCGAGAGGATCGCCTTCGACGTGACGCCGTGCCTGGTCCAGTCGCTGGAGGAGAAGGACGACGACGACCCGGACGAGGGCGGCGGCGTGGTGGTGGCGGCGGCCACCAACTGA
- the LOC133395518 gene encoding uncharacterized protein LOC133395518 isoform X5, which produces MGCIGSRSITDAVPVRKDGDQLSMEDTTSILPSLKRKSANSYGIGALAKSSLTGVSGVTRSMKDKVTKPTAMARGRVAHMIEWQSWGKPSAGPLGGAGRANLQREKERRMENDAYSDLSDSEKEARFAAGIMQQFAISEATLFGWTSVDDDPVADSDRGSVAHLSDVNQDSITSRDQVLHHSSADVWPRTYVSQGLYCLSSTDAWEPITSQPSGVASPAAGSYVVAAGSGAGATPGEGYESTVGGFLQQHNQLQQLQQYQQQQLLHFQQQQSLHSASHSLQVTPNSTIHSLGPPTHPRLADLWGAAQAEAHQVEMVGQLSGRTAETAGVGADALGEATHVDSFGYAERRDDEDDEEEEEEEELARVDYVTLTSESKPCPLTPSPLRDDAPSTRGPSPGTPAERIAFDVTPCLVQSLEEKDDDDPDEGGGVVVAAATN; this is translated from the exons ATGGGCTGCATCGGATCCAGAAGCATCA CCGATGCGGTGCCGGTGCGGAAAGACGGAGATCAG CTGTCCATGGAGGACACCACGTCCATCCTGCCGAGCCTCAAGAGAAAGTCGGCCAACTCCTACGGCATCGGCGCCCTGGCTAAGTCGTCTCTGACAGGTGTGtcag GCGTGACGCGCTCCATGAAGGACAAGGTGACCAAGCCCACCGCCATGGCGCGGGGCCGCGTGGCCCACATGATCGAGTGGCAGAGTTGGGGCAAGCCCTCGGCGGGGCCGCTGGGGGGCGCCGGCCGCGCCAACCTGCAGCGGGAGAAGGAGCGTCGCATGGAGAACGACGCCTACAGCGACCTGAGCGACAGCGAGAAGGAGGCGCGCTTCGCCGCCGGCATCATGCAGCAGTTCGCCATCTCCGAGGCCACGCTCTTCGGCTGGACGTCCGTGGACGACGACCCGGTCGCCGACTCCGACCGCGGCAGCGTCGCGCACCTCAGCGacgtcaaccaggacagcatCACCAGCAGAG ACCAGGTCCTCCACCACTCGTCTGCGGACGTGTGGCCTCGGACGTACGTGTCGCAGGGCCTCTACTGTTTGTCCTCGACCGACGCCTGGGAGCCGATCACCAGTCAGCCTTCGGGCGTCGCCTCGCCGGCCGCCGGCTCCTACGTCGTGGCGGCGG GCAGCGGCGCAGGCGCGACGCCGGGCGAGGGCTACGAGTCGACGGTGGGCGGCTTCCTCCAGCAGCACAACCAGCTGCAGCAGCTGCAGCAataccagcagcagcagctgctgcacttccagcagcagcag TCGTTGCACAGCGCCTCCCACTCCCTCCAAGTCACGCCCAACAGCACCATCCACAGCCTGGGCCCGCCCACGCACCCGCGCCTGGCCGACCTGTGGGGGGCGGCGCAGGCGGAGGCGCACCAG GTGGAGATGGTCGGGCAGCTGAGCGGACGTACGGCAGAAACGGCGGGCGTCGGGGCAGACGCGCTCGGGGAGGCGACGCACGTCGACTCCTTCGGCTACGCGGAACGGCGCGACGATGAGgacgatgaggaggaggaggaggaggaggaactcGCCAGG GTGGATTACGTCACACTGACCTCGGAGTCCAAGCCGTGCCCTCTGACCCCGTCGCCGCTGCGGGACGACGCGCCGTCCACGAGAGGTCCCAGCCCGGGGACGCCGGCCGAGAGGATCGCCTTCGACGTGACGCCGTGCCTGGTCCAGTCGCTGGAGGAGAAGGACGACGACGACCCGGACGAGGGCGGCGGCGTGGTGGTGGCGGCGGCCACCAACTGA
- the LOC133395518 gene encoding uncharacterized protein LOC133395518 isoform X2: MGCIGSRSITDAVPVRKDGDQHGRAEFSWEGINLSMEDTTSILPSLKRKSANSYGIGALAKSSLTGVSGVTRSMKDKVTKPTAMARGRVAHMIEWQSWGKPSAGPLGGAGRANLQREKERRMENDAYSDLSDSEKEARFAAGIMQQFAISEATLFGWTSVDDDPVADSDRGSVAHLSDVNQDSITSRDQVLHHSSADVWPRTYVSQGLYCLSSTDAWEPITSQPSGVASPAAGSYVVAAGSGAGATPGEGYESTVGGFLQQHNQLQQLQQYQQQQLLHFQQQQSLHSASHSLQVTPNSTIHSLGPPTHPRLADLWGAAQAEAHQVEMVGQLSGRTAETAGVGADALGEATHVDSFGYAERRDDEDDEEEEEEEELARVDYVTLTSESKPCPLTPSPLRDDAPSTRGPSPGTPAERIAFDVTPCLVQSLEEKDDDDPDEGGGVVVAAATN; the protein is encoded by the exons ATGGGCTGCATCGGATCCAGAAGCATCA CCGATGCGGTGCCGGTGCGGAAAGACGGAGATCAG CATGGCCGTGCCGAGTTTTCCTGGGAAGGAATCAAT CTGTCCATGGAGGACACCACGTCCATCCTGCCGAGCCTCAAGAGAAAGTCGGCCAACTCCTACGGCATCGGCGCCCTGGCTAAGTCGTCTCTGACAGGTGTGtcag GCGTGACGCGCTCCATGAAGGACAAGGTGACCAAGCCCACCGCCATGGCGCGGGGCCGCGTGGCCCACATGATCGAGTGGCAGAGTTGGGGCAAGCCCTCGGCGGGGCCGCTGGGGGGCGCCGGCCGCGCCAACCTGCAGCGGGAGAAGGAGCGTCGCATGGAGAACGACGCCTACAGCGACCTGAGCGACAGCGAGAAGGAGGCGCGCTTCGCCGCCGGCATCATGCAGCAGTTCGCCATCTCCGAGGCCACGCTCTTCGGCTGGACGTCCGTGGACGACGACCCGGTCGCCGACTCCGACCGCGGCAGCGTCGCGCACCTCAGCGacgtcaaccaggacagcatCACCAGCAGAG ACCAGGTCCTCCACCACTCGTCTGCGGACGTGTGGCCTCGGACGTACGTGTCGCAGGGCCTCTACTGTTTGTCCTCGACCGACGCCTGGGAGCCGATCACCAGTCAGCCTTCGGGCGTCGCCTCGCCGGCCGCCGGCTCCTACGTCGTGGCGGCGG GCAGCGGCGCAGGCGCGACGCCGGGCGAGGGCTACGAGTCGACGGTGGGCGGCTTCCTCCAGCAGCACAACCAGCTGCAGCAGCTGCAGCAataccagcagcagcagctgctgcacttccagcagcagcag TCGTTGCACAGCGCCTCCCACTCCCTCCAAGTCACGCCCAACAGCACCATCCACAGCCTGGGCCCGCCCACGCACCCGCGCCTGGCCGACCTGTGGGGGGCGGCGCAGGCGGAGGCGCACCAG GTGGAGATGGTCGGGCAGCTGAGCGGACGTACGGCAGAAACGGCGGGCGTCGGGGCAGACGCGCTCGGGGAGGCGACGCACGTCGACTCCTTCGGCTACGCGGAACGGCGCGACGATGAGgacgatgaggaggaggaggaggaggaggaactcGCCAGG GTGGATTACGTCACACTGACCTCGGAGTCCAAGCCGTGCCCTCTGACCCCGTCGCCGCTGCGGGACGACGCGCCGTCCACGAGAGGTCCCAGCCCGGGGACGCCGGCCGAGAGGATCGCCTTCGACGTGACGCCGTGCCTGGTCCAGTCGCTGGAGGAGAAGGACGACGACGACCCGGACGAGGGCGGCGGCGTGGTGGTGGCGGCGGCCACCAACTGA